GATTTTTTTAGGTCAGAGCATAATGTGCATATGAAACTGCCTTGCTTTTGTCTTTGTTTCCCTTTTTGTAAATCAAAAAACGCTGAAAAGTCTCCTGCGTAGGAAATTTATGAATTAAGTGGGCTAGAATTGCATTTGTCACCGTTCGGCCCATCGTCAGCCCGCAATTTTTGACTCCAGGCCGGGAGGACCTCGTCAAGAGTTTTCATTGTTGGCACTGGGTTTCCTGACAAATCAACAGCATCTGGCGCTGGCTCTAAGCTGCCTGCGATGCTCAGACACGGCAGAAGGACAAAAGCTATGACAATTACCCCTGTCAAAATTATTTTTCCTCTCGCTTTCATTTCAAACCTCCTCTTGATTCAATAGTCTTAACTAAATCTTTGACAAGCTACTTCGTCCCCTGTATTGTGAAAGTGGCTGCTGAAACATCCTCGGCAACCTTATTCCCTGCGGAATCATAGCCTATGACTTTCACGAGACAATTGGGCAAATCTTTTTTTGTCTTTGGTACAGTCCAGTTAAAGCTTGCACCCGAGACACCACCCGCAATGATCTCCCATTTCCAGTTCTTTTTCTTTCCTGCATCGATTGAAAACAGCAGATCGTATGTAACCGTCTGCGCAGACGGCGACCATTGAATGGTGTAAACTGACTGCGATGGAATAATCTCTCCACCGTTTGGCTTGATCAACTCGAAGACGGCAACAGTCGCAATAGTTATTGGTTTGGAATTTGTATTATTGTTCTCAGCCTCCTCAACGATGCTATCAGACCAATCTGCCTTGGCAATAATGAAACAGTTGCCCATCGGCGGGTATGGAGGAATAGTTACATGGTAGTTTCCTCCCACACTGCTTGTACCAGCATCAAGCGCATCGACCGGTCTGCTGTATAGAAAGATATCTCCTGAATCAAGTGACGCATCAGTTGAAAGATAATATCCTGTCGTAGACTCAGGCGCGGAACCAAGACCATTATTCATTGTTGTATCCGTGATGATAATTTCTTCACCGGGAGCAGCCGTATCAGGCGCAGAGAGTGACGTAACAACAAGGTCCGGTTTCGGCGGCCTCCAGGAAGTCTTGAGAGGCTTACCATTAGGAGCAAAATTGATCCAGCCGATATTTTCGCCCCATGCCTTCCCGCTAAAGGCGCCTGTGGCAGGATCGATGGTCACCCCTCC
The DNA window shown above is from Nitrospirota bacterium and carries:
- a CDS encoding CARDB domain-containing protein — translated: MMTCKYKIFLIITFLLFPVAALAGNIDPDNDGSQYAWGENVGWINFEPSQGEGVTVTDSAVIGKAWGENVGWINLSPATGGVANDGNGNLSGFAWGENVGWINFAPSNGGVTIDPATGAFSGKAWGENIGWINFAPNGKPLKTSWRPPKPDLVVTSLSAPDTAAPGEEIIITDTTMNNGLGSAPESTTGYYLSTDASLDSGDIFLYSRPVDALDAGTSSVGGNYHVTIPPYPPMGNCFIIAKADWSDSIVEEAENNNTNSKPITIATVAVFELIKPNGGEIIPSQSVYTIQWSPSAQTVTYDLLFSIDAGKKKNWKWEIIAGGVSGASFNWTVPKTKKDLPNCLVKVIGYDSAGNKVAEDVSAATFTIQGTK